In a genomic window of Shouchella clausii:
- a CDS encoding ABC transporter permease, which translates to MEATSKQKKANRARFFAHLSPLGLAGLVTVFLIAVLAIFAPWIVPHDPFQIDATQRLIPPAWMENGSSLHWLGTDHLGRDVLSRLIYGGRVSLFVGIVSVVIAGFIGLTLGLASGYLGGWLDALIMRFVDAMLAIPTLLLVLVAMVMLEPSIATLILIIGLTSWVQYTRVVRGEVLSVKEREFVQSANTLGASRTYIVRKHILPNVLSSFIVIATIGIGTAILTESSLSFLGFGVQPPDITWGGMLNDGRNYLATSWWVATFPGIAITITVLSFTFLGDWLRDLLDPRFIRGGIKDDK; encoded by the coding sequence ATGGAGGCTACTTCTAAACAAAAGAAAGCGAACCGGGCTCGTTTTTTTGCCCACCTCTCTCCTTTAGGCTTGGCAGGGTTGGTCACTGTTTTCCTAATCGCCGTACTTGCTATCTTTGCACCGTGGATTGTTCCTCACGATCCTTTTCAAATTGATGCGACACAACGCTTAATCCCGCCAGCATGGATGGAAAATGGCTCCAGCTTGCACTGGCTCGGCACCGACCATTTAGGGCGAGATGTGCTCAGCCGTCTTATTTACGGAGGACGTGTTTCCCTTTTTGTCGGCATCGTCTCCGTTGTGATTGCTGGTTTCATTGGCCTGACACTTGGCCTTGCCTCTGGCTATTTAGGCGGTTGGCTCGATGCACTCATCATGCGCTTTGTTGACGCTATGCTTGCCATTCCAACGTTGTTGCTTGTCCTTGTAGCAATGGTAATGCTTGAACCGTCAATTGCCACACTCATTTTGATCATTGGACTGACAAGTTGGGTTCAGTATACTCGCGTTGTCCGTGGGGAAGTGCTTAGTGTAAAGGAAAGGGAGTTTGTCCAGTCTGCCAACACGCTTGGAGCAAGCCGTACTTATATTGTTCGGAAACATATTTTGCCAAACGTTTTATCTTCTTTTATTGTGATCGCCACCATTGGGATCGGCACAGCCATTTTAACAGAGTCCTCTCTTAGTTTTCTTGGCTTTGGCGTCCAGCCCCCTGACATTACTTGGGGAGGAATGCTTAACGACGGGCGCAACTATTTAGCCACAAGCTGGTGGGTTGCGACATTTCCTGGTATAGCGATTACAATCACCGTTCTTTCCTTTACCTTTCTAGGAGATTGGTTACGGGACTTATTAGACCCACGCTTCATACGAGGAGGCATAAAGGATGACAAATAG
- a CDS encoding ABC transporter ATP-binding protein produces MTNSPLLRVKDLVATFASGSDFKPVVNGISFHVYPGEIVAIVGESGSGKSVTSLSIMGLLNRNATIGGSILYEGQELLTMSATERRRLRGKEMSMIFQEPMSSLNPMLRIQTQIAEVLKIHNHSWSKAAIAKKVIDLLEQVDIPNPEETAKRFPHQLSGGMRQRVMIAIAIACQPKLLIADEPTTALDVTTQAQILALMKRLNKQNGAGIVFITHDLSVVADIADRVLVMRTGKIVEEATVFDLFDKPQHPYTIGLLKAMPTLDTSF; encoded by the coding sequence ATGACAAATAGCCCTTTGCTTCGTGTAAAAGACCTTGTAGCAACATTTGCTTCTGGCAGCGACTTCAAACCAGTTGTCAATGGCATTTCATTTCATGTTTATCCGGGTGAAATTGTAGCCATTGTCGGCGAATCAGGTAGCGGTAAAAGTGTGACATCTCTTTCGATTATGGGGCTGTTAAATCGAAACGCCACGATCGGCGGATCGATCCTTTATGAAGGACAAGAGTTACTGACTATGTCGGCAACTGAACGCAGACGGTTGCGTGGCAAAGAAATGTCGATGATTTTCCAAGAGCCGATGTCCTCTTTAAATCCAATGCTGCGCATTCAGACGCAAATTGCCGAAGTGCTTAAAATCCATAACCATAGCTGGAGTAAAGCAGCGATTGCTAAAAAAGTCATTGATTTGCTCGAACAAGTGGACATTCCAAACCCTGAAGAAACAGCGAAACGCTTTCCACACCAATTGTCTGGAGGCATGCGGCAACGAGTGATGATCGCCATCGCCATCGCCTGTCAACCAAAATTGTTAATTGCAGATGAGCCGACAACAGCACTCGATGTCACGACGCAAGCGCAAATCTTAGCGCTTATGAAACGGTTGAACAAACAAAACGGCGCTGGAATCGTATTTATAACTCATGATTTAAGTGTTGTCGCTGATATCGCTGACCGAGTTCTTGTAATGCGCACCGGCAAAATTGTCGAAGAAGCGACTGTGTTTGATTTATTTGACAAACCGCAACACCCTTATACAATTGGCCTGTTAAAGGCAATGCCGACATTGGACACAAGTTTTTAG
- a CDS encoding ATP-binding cassette domain-containing protein, with the protein MEPTSELLLDVRHLSKTFPLKKSKTNKAPSFKAVDDVSFQVFKGETLGIVGESGSGKSTVAKMILQLLEPTNGEIYFLGQNLANQSKAESKATKRRMQAVFQDPYASLNPRMRAKEIVTEPLILHKQLNKKNRDDKALELLHEVGLSEQHLNRFPHEFSGGQRQRLSIARAIALKPDLIICDEAVSALDVSIQAQILKLLKSLQTSYGLSYIFIAHGLPTVKQLSNRVAIMHKGKIVEIGETNDIFQSPTHTYTKSLLKAVPPSHPRDRHKPSIGG; encoded by the coding sequence ATGGAACCGACGAGTGAATTGCTTCTGGATGTACGCCATCTAAGCAAAACATTTCCATTGAAAAAGAGCAAAACAAACAAAGCACCTTCCTTTAAAGCAGTGGATGACGTCAGTTTCCAAGTTTTTAAAGGAGAAACATTGGGCATTGTCGGCGAGTCAGGCAGTGGAAAATCAACAGTGGCGAAAATGATTTTGCAGCTCTTAGAACCAACTAACGGGGAAATTTATTTTTTAGGGCAAAACCTTGCCAACCAGTCAAAAGCGGAAAGCAAAGCGACTAAAAGGCGTATGCAGGCAGTGTTCCAAGACCCATATGCGTCGTTAAATCCGAGAATGAGGGCCAAGGAAATCGTCACAGAACCGCTCATTCTCCATAAGCAATTAAACAAGAAAAACCGGGACGACAAAGCGCTAGAATTGTTGCACGAGGTTGGTTTAAGCGAACAGCATTTGAACCGGTTTCCACACGAATTCAGCGGTGGGCAGCGCCAACGGTTAAGCATTGCCAGAGCGATCGCCTTAAAACCGGATCTCATTATATGTGATGAGGCTGTCTCTGCCCTTGACGTCTCGATCCAAGCGCAAATTTTAAAATTGCTCAAGTCCCTGCAAACATCATATGGGCTCTCTTATATTTTTATTGCCCATGGATTGCCGACTGTGAAACAGCTTAGCAACCGTGTCGCGATTATGCATAAAGGCAAGATTGTCGAGATCGGAGAAACAAACGACATTTTCCAGTCCCCAACACACACTTATACAAAATCACTGTTAAAAGCCGTGCCGCCCTCTCATCCTAGAGACAGGCACAAACCATCTATTGGAGGATAA
- a CDS encoding ABC transporter substrate-binding protein has protein sequence MKKPVSFITISAVTLALLASCGFEDPDANDTTNDDTASGNGQLTIANPADITTFDPHNNSVITTSAVLVNVYSKLLKRDEAGEIIPELAESWDTIDDVTWEFQLRDDVTFHNGDPFTAEDVKFSLERVANDTTLQQYATFSQIENVDVVDDHTIQITTAEPDPQLLSRLSTPAASMLPKDYFEEVGADEFFKAPVGTGPFQFESWQQDEAVVLSKYEGYFEGEPNWETVRFSVVPEDSTRVSELLTGGVDIAFNIPTADMERIDNNDGTHMALEPIQRVIQIWLSNEEGEATADPAVREAIDLAIDNQVIIDEILQGSATATRTHITPGNFGADPSLYDTYEYDPERAKEILADAGYEDGVTINMSVNNYYTEMAEVVGGMLADVGITANIELIEQSQFANRLFNGELEEAIFVGWGNDMFDASVLDFFKEEGVAPYTDPEIEQLLEDAAYNMDEEERADQYQQVQQQLAEDRGAVYLFQLQGRYGVSDRLDYKPRLDELYYANEIKLAK, from the coding sequence ATGAAAAAACCAGTTTCTTTTATAACTATTTCTGCTGTTACACTGGCGCTCCTTGCTTCCTGCGGTTTTGAAGATCCTGATGCAAACGATACAACCAATGACGATACAGCGTCTGGCAATGGCCAGCTGACGATTGCCAACCCTGCCGACATCACTACGTTTGACCCTCATAATAATAGCGTCATTACGACTTCGGCTGTACTCGTAAATGTATACAGTAAGTTGTTAAAACGGGATGAAGCAGGAGAAATCATTCCTGAGTTGGCGGAGAGTTGGGACACGATAGATGATGTAACTTGGGAATTCCAATTACGTGATGACGTTACTTTTCATAACGGCGATCCATTTACGGCGGAAGATGTGAAATTCTCATTGGAACGAGTTGCCAACGATACGACGCTCCAGCAATATGCCACATTTAGCCAAATTGAAAATGTGGACGTAGTGGATGACCATACCATTCAAATTACAACTGCTGAACCTGACCCACAATTGCTCAGTCGCCTCTCTACTCCAGCAGCAAGCATGTTGCCAAAAGACTACTTTGAAGAAGTAGGCGCTGATGAGTTTTTCAAAGCCCCGGTTGGAACCGGTCCATTTCAATTTGAATCTTGGCAACAAGATGAAGCTGTTGTATTAAGCAAATATGAAGGCTATTTTGAAGGAGAGCCGAATTGGGAAACTGTTCGCTTTAGTGTGGTGCCTGAAGACTCAACCCGTGTATCTGAACTTCTTACCGGTGGCGTCGATATCGCCTTCAATATTCCTACCGCTGACATGGAGCGGATTGACAACAATGATGGCACCCATATGGCATTAGAACCGATTCAACGTGTGATCCAAATTTGGCTTTCTAATGAGGAAGGAGAAGCTACAGCTGACCCGGCAGTAAGAGAAGCAATTGATTTGGCTATCGACAATCAGGTAATTATCGATGAAATTCTTCAAGGCAGCGCTACAGCAACACGGACTCATATTACGCCCGGAAACTTTGGCGCTGATCCGTCTTTGTATGACACGTACGAGTACGACCCAGAACGAGCAAAAGAAATTCTTGCTGATGCTGGCTATGAAGATGGCGTGACAATCAATATGTCTGTTAATAATTACTATACGGAAATGGCGGAAGTGGTTGGCGGCATGCTAGCTGATGTCGGCATTACAGCCAATATCGAACTAATTGAACAAAGCCAGTTTGCCAACCGATTATTTAACGGTGAATTAGAAGAAGCGATCTTTGTCGGCTGGGGAAATGACATGTTTGATGCAAGCGTGCTCGACTTCTTTAAAGAAGAAGGGGTCGCCCCTTATACTGACCCTGAGATTGAACAGCTGCTTGAAGATGCTGCTTATAATATGGATGAGGAAGAACGTGCCGACCAATATCAACAAGTTCAACAACAATTAGCTGAAGATCGTGGCGCTGTTTATTTATTCCAACTTCAAGGCCGCTATGGGGTGAGTGACCGTTTGGACTACAAACCAAGACTTGATGAGCTCTATTACGCAAACGAAATCAAATTGGCCAAATAA
- a CDS encoding YrhC family protein produces the protein MDEKTIQRLKQDQHDYQLFCLLFLGAGLFLTIGFWLPEPYQIHDASVQIYSGIIGAAIVFAGCCFGLSYLAKQKLKKHE, from the coding sequence ATGGACGAAAAGACGATTCAACGTTTGAAACAGGATCAGCATGATTATCAGTTGTTCTGCTTGTTGTTTTTAGGGGCGGGTTTATTTTTGACAATTGGTTTTTGGCTGCCTGAGCCTTACCAAATACATGATGCAAGTGTACAAATATATTCAGGCATTATTGGAGCTGCTATTGTCTTTGCCGGTTGTTGCTTTGGCCTTTCTTACTTGGCTAAACAAAAATTAAAAAAACACGAATAA
- the mtnN gene encoding 5'-methylthioadenosine/S-adenosylhomocysteine nucleosidase, translating into MKIGIIGAMEEEVNFLRDKMENRVVTTIANCEFTEGKIGAVQVVLTRCGIGKVNAALATTLLNDRFQPDAIINTGVAGGLNASMAVGDLVISTEVRYHDVDATVFGYEYGQVPGMVPAYLPDATLIAAAKTAAQKVGFHSEEGLIVTGDSFMGEETRVNEVKTLFPAAYCAEMEAGAIAQVCHQFQTPFVIIRALSDVAGQDAKMSYDAFLEKSAVNSAKQVILMLDHLSA; encoded by the coding sequence GTGAAAATCGGTATCATTGGTGCAATGGAAGAAGAAGTCAACTTTTTACGAGATAAAATGGAAAACCGCGTAGTGACAACGATTGCCAATTGTGAATTTACTGAAGGAAAAATTGGCGCTGTGCAAGTAGTGCTAACACGGTGTGGAATTGGAAAAGTGAACGCTGCACTGGCAACAACGCTATTGAATGATCGGTTTCAACCTGATGCTATTATCAACACTGGCGTAGCAGGAGGCCTCAACGCAAGTATGGCTGTTGGCGATCTTGTCATTTCAACGGAAGTACGTTACCACGATGTTGACGCAACTGTGTTTGGCTATGAATATGGACAAGTTCCTGGAATGGTGCCAGCGTATTTACCAGATGCAACCTTAATTGCAGCAGCGAAGACAGCCGCGCAAAAAGTAGGCTTCCATTCAGAAGAGGGGCTGATTGTGACAGGAGATTCCTTTATGGGGGAAGAAACGCGTGTAAACGAAGTCAAAACATTATTTCCTGCTGCTTATTGTGCAGAAATGGAAGCAGGCGCGATCGCTCAAGTATGCCACCAATTCCAAACCCCATTTGTCATTATCCGGGCTTTGTCTGACGTGGCTGGCCAAGACGCAAAGATGTCATACGATGCATTTTTAGAAAAATCAGCTGTCAATTCCGCTAAACAAGTGATATTGATGCTCGACCACTTATCAGCATAA
- a CDS encoding Ku protein, protein MHTVWKGSIQFGLVHIPVKLHTATENKDIKMRQLHKKCHTPISYEKRCRHCEEAVEADDIVKAYEYVKNKFVVVEAEELEQFRKDNEDKAVQILDFVQLEEVDPIYFDRSYFLAPGDGGSKAYALLQRALADSKKIGIGKIIIRAKEHLAIVRTYGNALMMETIYFPDEVRKLADVPNLPEAPKVEEKELKTALLLIDQLTSEFDPESYTDEYREQLFDLIEQKKQGNKMVVSEPKEAERDTNVTDLMSALEASLERTKPKRKKAAASKRKTATKKNA, encoded by the coding sequence ATGCATACAGTTTGGAAAGGCAGCATCCAGTTCGGGCTTGTTCATATTCCCGTTAAACTGCACACGGCAACCGAAAACAAAGACATCAAAATGCGTCAACTCCATAAAAAGTGCCATACGCCAATCTCTTATGAGAAAAGGTGTCGCCACTGCGAGGAAGCAGTAGAAGCAGATGATATTGTCAAAGCATACGAATACGTGAAAAACAAATTTGTTGTTGTCGAAGCGGAAGAGCTTGAGCAGTTTCGAAAAGACAACGAAGACAAAGCGGTGCAAATTCTTGATTTTGTCCAGTTGGAGGAAGTCGATCCGATTTATTTTGACCGTTCTTATTTCTTAGCGCCAGGTGATGGTGGCTCCAAAGCCTACGCACTGTTGCAAAGGGCGCTTGCTGATTCTAAAAAAATTGGCATTGGCAAAATTATCATTCGCGCGAAAGAACATTTGGCAATTGTCCGCACGTACGGCAACGCTTTAATGATGGAGACGATTTATTTTCCTGATGAGGTGCGGAAGCTTGCTGATGTCCCTAATTTGCCAGAAGCGCCTAAAGTAGAAGAAAAAGAACTAAAGACGGCGTTGCTTTTGATTGACCAGCTTACCAGTGAATTCGACCCAGAGTCATACACGGATGAATACCGGGAGCAGCTTTTTGATCTAATTGAACAAAAAAAGCAAGGAAACAAAATGGTTGTTTCGGAACCAAAAGAAGCGGAACGGGACACGAATGTGACCGATTTAATGTCAGCGCTAGAGGCGTCACTAGAGCGGACAAAGCCGAAGCGGAAAAAAGCGGCTGCATCAAAACGAAAAACAGCAACAAAGAAAAACGCATAA
- a CDS encoding DNA ligase D, translated as MKPMKLTETTAFPQSTGWVGEPKYDGYRCLVSITDTSVELISRNGRLLNHAFPEVVSAFEERQTKLSGQLPIVLDGELVCLLNGYASHFPAVQTRSRMSNVHVIEKEMLSRPCQWMAFDILNQPNVPYRERRKQLLSFCKRADIPIVTPLGDVPTLGVVESTSAIQALLTTVKRYNGEGIVLKKQLSPYNQNIRSKDWLKLKHYRFVPVLVTFFDATNGYFHGSVYHQQRELNEVAIFKHGLSPDDAKTLANFFRTKGTAEKNGFRLAPSIVVELACIGLSGGQLREVSFVRFLHHADPDDITMATLFHGLYPLPDIVETTSLDKPLWEQVTKADYLHYLQAVMPFMLPFLYQRALTVIRFPHGTFANERFYQKHIPSYAPAYVKSGWLEDICYILCNNPETLIWLGNQLALELHIPFQTIDSSKPDEIVFDLDPPSQDQFGLAQEAALDMKQIFNRFQLPFFCKTTGGKGLQVHIPLEKQTLTYEETGRFMKFVADFLCQQKPGKYTTERLKKKRRNRLYIDYVQHAYNKTLIAPYSMRETGFAAIPLREDELASPTLSPQQFSLVDVLRRIQQFENPFTGYEQKRVSKERFFKLLDEIGV; from the coding sequence ATGAAACCAATGAAACTGACGGAGACGACCGCATTTCCTCAGTCAACAGGCTGGGTCGGAGAGCCTAAATACGATGGCTATCGTTGCCTAGTTTCCATCACAGACACGAGCGTTGAGCTAATCAGCCGCAACGGGCGATTGCTTAACCATGCTTTCCCTGAAGTTGTAAGTGCTTTTGAAGAAAGGCAAACAAAGCTTTCAGGCCAGTTGCCGATCGTATTGGATGGAGAGCTTGTTTGTTTGCTGAATGGCTATGCAAGCCATTTTCCTGCTGTACAAACCCGTTCGCGCATGAGCAATGTTCATGTGATCGAAAAGGAAATGTTAAGCAGGCCTTGCCAATGGATGGCCTTTGACATACTCAACCAACCTAATGTTCCTTATCGAGAAAGGCGCAAACAGTTGTTATCATTCTGCAAACGGGCCGACATTCCCATCGTTACTCCATTAGGCGATGTCCCGACACTTGGTGTGGTTGAGTCGACAAGCGCTATTCAAGCGCTCCTAACGACGGTGAAACGTTATAATGGCGAAGGGATTGTCCTTAAAAAACAGCTAAGCCCATACAATCAAAATATCCGTTCAAAAGATTGGCTAAAACTGAAACATTACCGGTTTGTGCCTGTTCTTGTTACTTTTTTTGATGCGACGAATGGCTATTTTCACGGCAGCGTTTATCACCAACAAAGGGAGTTAAACGAAGTCGCTATTTTTAAGCACGGCCTTTCGCCAGACGATGCCAAAACGTTAGCCAATTTTTTTAGAACAAAAGGAACAGCTGAAAAAAATGGGTTTCGCCTCGCTCCATCAATCGTCGTTGAGCTCGCTTGCATTGGCCTTTCTGGTGGACAACTCCGTGAAGTCTCCTTTGTCCGCTTTTTGCATCATGCTGATCCAGACGACATCACCATGGCCACACTGTTTCATGGTTTGTATCCATTGCCAGACATTGTAGAGACGACAAGTTTGGATAAACCGTTATGGGAACAGGTCACAAAAGCGGATTACCTTCATTATTTGCAAGCTGTTATGCCTTTTATGCTGCCTTTTTTATATCAACGAGCGCTTACTGTCATTCGATTTCCCCATGGGACGTTTGCAAATGAGCGTTTTTACCAAAAACATATTCCAAGTTATGCGCCTGCTTATGTCAAATCAGGTTGGTTAGAAGATATTTGTTATATTCTATGCAACAATCCAGAAACGCTTATATGGCTTGGAAACCAACTGGCGTTGGAACTCCACATTCCGTTTCAAACGATTGATTCAAGCAAACCAGACGAAATTGTCTTTGATCTCGATCCTCCAAGCCAAGATCAGTTTGGCCTTGCCCAGGAAGCAGCACTTGACATGAAACAAATTTTCAACCGGTTTCAACTCCCCTTTTTTTGCAAAACGACTGGTGGAAAAGGATTGCAAGTTCACATTCCATTGGAAAAACAGACCCTTACTTATGAGGAGACAGGCCGCTTCATGAAATTTGTCGCAGATTTTCTCTGCCAACAAAAGCCAGGCAAGTATACGACGGAACGGCTCAAAAAAAAGCGACGTAACCGTCTCTATATCGACTACGTTCAGCATGCTTATAACAAAACGCTCATTGCACCATACTCTATGAGAGAGACCGGCTTTGCCGCCATTCCTTTGCGAGAAGACGAATTAGCATCGCCCACTCTTTCGCCTCAGCAATTTTCACTCGTTGATGTGCTTAGGCGCATCCAACAATTTGAGAACCCGTTTACTGGCTACGAACAAAAACGAGTAAGCAAAGAACGCTTTTTCAAATTGCTCGATGAAATTGGCGTATAG
- a CDS encoding YrrS family protein, with protein sequence MGRRSEYRRSKRINRILNIAIIIVTVLILFLGGNLAVNWFSSDQAAVDEQESSSGQSGDGQTIEEGDEEGSTAANDDGDSDNDASEEEHNEDENSSEENDEEEQTEDEETEETEGDTVPTQQENPSPNDFTRGSQNWNEMESALYLATGLNESNSTLMWLGNGGSTTSARGVLLDKNTGTYHDVRLQWEDNVGWTVVSSSESATDPR encoded by the coding sequence ATGGGACGGCGATCTGAATATCGCAGAAGTAAACGTATTAATCGAATCCTAAACATTGCTATTATCATTGTTACTGTGCTGATCCTCTTTCTTGGTGGCAATCTTGCAGTAAATTGGTTTAGTTCCGATCAAGCTGCTGTGGATGAACAAGAAAGCAGCTCAGGTCAATCAGGAGATGGCCAAACGATTGAAGAAGGCGATGAAGAAGGAAGTACAGCAGCCAATGATGACGGCGACAGCGACAACGATGCTTCCGAAGAAGAACATAATGAAGACGAAAATAGCAGTGAGGAAAACGACGAAGAAGAACAAACAGAAGACGAAGAAACGGAAGAAACAGAAGGCGATACTGTTCCGACGCAACAGGAAAATCCGTCACCAAATGACTTCACAAGAGGAAGTCAAAACTGGAACGAAATGGAGTCAGCCCTTTATTTGGCCACAGGTTTAAACGAATCGAATTCAACACTTATGTGGTTAGGAAATGGCGGTTCCACTACAAGTGCCCGGGGCGTGTTGCTTGATAAAAACACAGGCACCTATCACGACGTACGCCTTCAATGGGAAGACAATGTTGGTTGGACGGTTGTGTCATCGAGTGAATCAGCTACAGATCCTCGCTAA
- the greA gene encoding transcription elongation factor GreA, whose protein sequence is MSEEKKHYMTAEGKKKLEEELHYLITTRRKEVVERIKVARSFGDLSENSEYDSAKEDQAFVEGRIAQLEKMIRNAVMIENEKVDGNVVSLGKTVRLMELPDGEEEEYTIVGSAESDPFEGKISNDSPMAQSLLGKTVNDRVVVNTPGGEMEVEILEIR, encoded by the coding sequence ATGTCAGAAGAGAAAAAACATTACATGACCGCAGAAGGTAAGAAAAAACTTGAAGAAGAACTGCATTATTTGATTACAACACGACGTAAAGAAGTCGTTGAACGTATAAAAGTCGCCCGTAGCTTTGGCGACCTGTCGGAGAACTCCGAGTATGATTCTGCCAAAGAAGACCAGGCATTTGTTGAAGGCCGGATTGCCCAACTGGAAAAAATGATTCGCAATGCCGTCATGATTGAAAATGAAAAAGTAGATGGCAATGTTGTTTCATTAGGAAAAACAGTTCGCTTAATGGAACTACCTGATGGGGAAGAAGAAGAATATACGATTGTCGGTTCAGCAGAGTCAGATCCGTTTGAGGGAAAAATTTCAAATGACTCTCCGATGGCGCAAAGTTTGTTAGGTAAAACAGTTAATGACCGTGTTGTTGTGAATACGCCAGGCGGGGAAATGGAAGTCGAAATCCTTGAAATCCGCTAA
- the udk gene encoding uridine kinase — MESSTRPVIIGVAGGTGSGKTTVAKEIFKQFSQSSIVLIEQDAYYKNQDHLTFEERLKTNYDHPLSFDNELLYAHLMQLADRSPIFKPSYDYANHTRAKTVTKIEPKDVIILEGILILEDERLRSMMDIKVFVDTDPDIRIIRRLVRDTKERGRSIDSVIDQYTSVVRPMHLQFVEPTKRYADLIIPEGGQNKVAIDLMATKIRTIIEQKKLDA, encoded by the coding sequence ATGGAATCAAGCACGAGGCCTGTGATCATTGGCGTAGCGGGCGGCACTGGATCTGGGAAGACCACTGTCGCCAAAGAAATTTTTAAGCAGTTCAGCCAGTCATCCATTGTCTTGATTGAACAAGATGCATACTATAAAAATCAAGATCATCTCACATTTGAAGAGCGTTTAAAAACGAATTACGACCATCCGCTTTCATTTGACAATGAGCTTCTTTATGCCCATCTTATGCAACTGGCAGATCGGTCGCCGATTTTTAAGCCTTCCTACGATTATGCCAATCATACACGGGCAAAAACGGTTACAAAAATTGAGCCGAAAGATGTCATTATCCTAGAAGGAATTTTGATTCTTGAAGACGAACGTTTACGAAGCATGATGGATATAAAGGTGTTTGTCGACACGGACCCTGATATTCGCATCATTCGTAGGCTTGTTCGCGATACAAAGGAGCGCGGGCGGTCAATCGATTCCGTCATTGACCAATACACTTCGGTCGTGAGGCCTATGCATTTGCAGTTTGTGGAGCCGACAAAACGTTATGCGGATTTAATTATCCCAGAAGGCGGGCAAAACAAAGTCGCGATCGATTTGATGGCAACAAAAATTCGCACAATTATTGAACAAAAGAAGTTGGATGCTTAA
- a CDS encoding O-methyltransferase, translating to MMNEEIHDYVTSLLPKRSPLVLEMEQYAKDNNVPIMELVALEAMLLLLVAKQPKTILEIGTAIGYSAIRMAEALPQTQITTIERDDVRFHQAQDYIQRAGLQDRIHLIHGDATNAVDLIVHSTPFDVLFIDAAKGQYQTFFELYTPKLADSGLVISDNILFRGLVAKDDLSSQPKRLHKLAIKIKRYNEWLSNHPHFTTRILPIGDGIACSMKIRT from the coding sequence ATGATGAACGAAGAAATACATGATTATGTAACGTCGCTGCTGCCAAAACGTTCACCGCTTGTGCTGGAAATGGAGCAGTATGCAAAGGACAACAACGTGCCGATTATGGAACTAGTGGCACTGGAAGCTATGCTTTTGCTGCTTGTCGCCAAACAACCAAAAACCATCTTAGAAATTGGAACAGCAATTGGCTATTCGGCTATTCGAATGGCGGAAGCGCTTCCGCAAACACAGATTACGACAATCGAACGGGATGATGTTCGCTTCCATCAAGCACAGGATTACATACAGCGTGCTGGCTTGCAAGACCGAATTCACCTTATCCATGGGGATGCGACCAATGCAGTTGATCTCATTGTACATTCCACTCCATTTGATGTATTATTTATTGATGCTGCAAAAGGGCAATACCAAACCTTTTTTGAATTGTATACGCCGAAGTTAGCAGATTCGGGGCTTGTGATCAGTGACAATATTTTGTTTAGGGGCCTTGTCGCGAAAGACGACTTGTCTTCGCAACCAAAACGTTTGCACAAGCTTGCGATTAAAATCAAACGCTACAATGAATGGTTGTCCAACCATCCACATTTTACGACGCGCATTTTGCCGATCGGCGATGGAATTGCATGCAGCATGAAGATACGAACTTAA